From a single Ornithodoros turicata isolate Travis chromosome 8, ASM3712646v1, whole genome shotgun sequence genomic region:
- the LOC135366389 gene encoding UDP-galactose translocator-like isoform X3, whose translation MRMARTQKDLFISSTAVVMSELIKLVACLAMVHSDEGTTSEWLAALHRTVLSQPLDTLKVAVPSLAYNIQNNLLYIGATHLDAVTFQVIYQLKILTTAIFSMILLNKKISPVQWVALFVLFSGVALVQVAQIDAPSTNPSGREQRPLFGFGAIVVACCLSGFAGVYFERILKGSDISVWMRNVQLSTFAVPFGLLTTFLSDADDVREKGFFFGYGPLIWSVIVLNAIGGLVVAVVMKYADNILKGFATSLAIIASCVVSMYALNFQLTWKFGVGAALVMASIFLYSKPQATTISPAARKA comes from the exons ATGCGCATGGCTCGAACCCAGAAGGACTTATTCATTTCGAGTACCGCCGTCGTAATGTCAGAGCTCATCAAGCTAGTCGCCTGTCTGGCCATGGTCCATTCTGACGAGGGCACCACCTCCGAATGGCTGGCCGCGCTGCACCGTACTGTGCTGTCACAGCCGCTCGACACCCTCAAG GTTGCTGTGCCGTCTCTCGCCTACAATATTCAAAATAACCTTCTCTACATTGGTGCCACTCACTTAGATGCAGTGACCTTCCAG GTAATATACCAGTTGAAGATCTTGACAACAGCCATCTTCTCCATGATCCTACTCAACAAGAAGATCAGCCCAGTTCAATGGGTGGCACTTTTTGTGCTCTTCTCCGGAGTGGCCTTGGTTCAGGTGGCCCAGATCGATGCCCCATCAACCAATCCGTCTGGTCGCGAGCAGCGCCCTCTATTTGGCTTCGGAGCCATTGTGGTTGCCTGCTGTCTTTCTGGCTTTGCAGGAGTGTACTTTGAACGTATCCTCAAAGGGAGTGACATCTCTGTCTGGATGCGGAATGTCCAACTGAGCACGTTTGCCGTGCCGTTCGGTCTCCTGACGACGTTCCTCAGCGACGCGGATGACGTCCGGGAGAAAGGATTCTTCTTCGGTTATGGACCTTTGATTTGGAGCGTAATTGTCCTCAACGCCATTGGTGGGCTTGTGGTGGCAGTAGTGATGAAATATGCGGACAACATCCTGAAGGGCTTTGCAACATCCTTGGCCATCATTGCTTCCTGTGTAGTGTCCATGTACGCCTTAAACTTTCAGCTGACTTGGAAGTTTGGTGTCGGAGCTGCACTAGTGATGGCTTCGATCTTCCTGTACAGCAAGCCGCAGGCGACGACAATAAGTCCGGCGGCTCGGAAGGCGTGA
- the LOC135366389 gene encoding UDP-galactose translocator-like isoform X2, which yields MEGVGNAIEIARKWGTHQARKYASLVTLTVQNTAFNLTMRMARTQKDLFISSTAVVMSELIKLVACLAMVHSDEGTTSEWLAALHRTVLSQPLDTLKVAVPSLAYNIQNNLLYIGATHLDAVTFQVIYQLKILTTAIFSMILLNKKISPVQWVALFVLFSGVALVQVAQIDAPSTNPSGREQRPLFGFGAIVVACCLSGFAGVYFERILKGSDISVWMRNVQLSTFAVPFGLLTTFLSDADDVREKGFFFGYGPLIWSVIVLNAIGGLVVAVVMKYADNILKGFATSLAIIASCVVSMYALNFQLTWKFGVGAALVMASIFLYSKPQATTISPAARKA from the exons ATGGAAGGTGTTGGGAATGCCATCGAAATAGCGCGGAAATGGG GAACTCACCAGGCTCGCAAGTATGCATCGCTGGTTACACTGACCGTGCAGAATACTGCGTTCAACTTGACGATGCGCATGGCTCGAACCCAGAAGGACTTATTCATTTCGAGTACCGCCGTCGTAATGTCAGAGCTCATCAAGCTAGTCGCCTGTCTGGCCATGGTCCATTCTGACGAGGGCACCACCTCCGAATGGCTGGCCGCGCTGCACCGTACTGTGCTGTCACAGCCGCTCGACACCCTCAAG GTTGCTGTGCCGTCTCTCGCCTACAATATTCAAAATAACCTTCTCTACATTGGTGCCACTCACTTAGATGCAGTGACCTTCCAG GTAATATACCAGTTGAAGATCTTGACAACAGCCATCTTCTCCATGATCCTACTCAACAAGAAGATCAGCCCAGTTCAATGGGTGGCACTTTTTGTGCTCTTCTCCGGAGTGGCCTTGGTTCAGGTGGCCCAGATCGATGCCCCATCAACCAATCCGTCTGGTCGCGAGCAGCGCCCTCTATTTGGCTTCGGAGCCATTGTGGTTGCCTGCTGTCTTTCTGGCTTTGCAGGAGTGTACTTTGAACGTATCCTCAAAGGGAGTGACATCTCTGTCTGGATGCGGAATGTCCAACTGAGCACGTTTGCCGTGCCGTTCGGTCTCCTGACGACGTTCCTCAGCGACGCGGATGACGTCCGGGAGAAAGGATTCTTCTTCGGTTATGGACCTTTGATTTGGAGCGTAATTGTCCTCAACGCCATTGGTGGGCTTGTGGTGGCAGTAGTGATGAAATATGCGGACAACATCCTGAAGGGCTTTGCAACATCCTTGGCCATCATTGCTTCCTGTGTAGTGTCCATGTACGCCTTAAACTTTCAGCTGACTTGGAAGTTTGGTGTCGGAGCTGCACTAGTGATGGCTTCGATCTTCCTGTACAGCAAGCCGCAGGCGACGACAATAAGTCCGGCGGCTCGGAAGGCGTGA
- the LOC135366389 gene encoding UDP-galactose translocator-like isoform X1 yields the protein MADTKITLSLPDTTITDQIKFGTHQARKYASLVTLTVQNTAFNLTMRMARTQKDLFISSTAVVMSELIKLVACLAMVHSDEGTTSEWLAALHRTVLSQPLDTLKVAVPSLAYNIQNNLLYIGATHLDAVTFQVIYQLKILTTAIFSMILLNKKISPVQWVALFVLFSGVALVQVAQIDAPSTNPSGREQRPLFGFGAIVVACCLSGFAGVYFERILKGSDISVWMRNVQLSTFAVPFGLLTTFLSDADDVREKGFFFGYGPLIWSVIVLNAIGGLVVAVVMKYADNILKGFATSLAIIASCVVSMYALNFQLTWKFGVGAALVMASIFLYSKPQATTISPAARKA from the exons ATGGCTGATACCAAGATCACCCTCTCCTTACCTGATACTACGATTACGGACCAAATCAAGTTCG GAACTCACCAGGCTCGCAAGTATGCATCGCTGGTTACACTGACCGTGCAGAATACTGCGTTCAACTTGACGATGCGCATGGCTCGAACCCAGAAGGACTTATTCATTTCGAGTACCGCCGTCGTAATGTCAGAGCTCATCAAGCTAGTCGCCTGTCTGGCCATGGTCCATTCTGACGAGGGCACCACCTCCGAATGGCTGGCCGCGCTGCACCGTACTGTGCTGTCACAGCCGCTCGACACCCTCAAG GTTGCTGTGCCGTCTCTCGCCTACAATATTCAAAATAACCTTCTCTACATTGGTGCCACTCACTTAGATGCAGTGACCTTCCAG GTAATATACCAGTTGAAGATCTTGACAACAGCCATCTTCTCCATGATCCTACTCAACAAGAAGATCAGCCCAGTTCAATGGGTGGCACTTTTTGTGCTCTTCTCCGGAGTGGCCTTGGTTCAGGTGGCCCAGATCGATGCCCCATCAACCAATCCGTCTGGTCGCGAGCAGCGCCCTCTATTTGGCTTCGGAGCCATTGTGGTTGCCTGCTGTCTTTCTGGCTTTGCAGGAGTGTACTTTGAACGTATCCTCAAAGGGAGTGACATCTCTGTCTGGATGCGGAATGTCCAACTGAGCACGTTTGCCGTGCCGTTCGGTCTCCTGACGACGTTCCTCAGCGACGCGGATGACGTCCGGGAGAAAGGATTCTTCTTCGGTTATGGACCTTTGATTTGGAGCGTAATTGTCCTCAACGCCATTGGTGGGCTTGTGGTGGCAGTAGTGATGAAATATGCGGACAACATCCTGAAGGGCTTTGCAACATCCTTGGCCATCATTGCTTCCTGTGTAGTGTCCATGTACGCCTTAAACTTTCAGCTGACTTGGAAGTTTGGTGTCGGAGCTGCACTAGTGATGGCTTCGATCTTCCTGTACAGCAAGCCGCAGGCGACGACAATAAGTCCGGCGGCTCGGAAGGCGTGA
- the LOC135366390 gene encoding mitochondrial intermembrane space import and assembly protein 40-like has protein sequence MSYCKSYGKDKVIFVTREDHEKPSTIKLPDDPEDDRPGLILPNGDINWNCPCLGGMAAGPCGAQFREAFSCFHYSTSETKGSECFEHFRSMQDCMAQYPNLYPMDKDEDDDSASKQETLSVGDAQSSQTGTTQEENTAAHSVEDKRVVSN, from the exons ATGTCATACTGCAAGTCCTATG GCAAGGATAAAGTAATATTTGTGACTAGGGAAGATCACGAAAAGCCCAGTACAATAAAACTACCCGATGATCCCGAAGATGATAGGCCGG gactTATTCTCCCCAATGGTGACATTAACTGGAACTGTCCGTGCCTCGGTGGAATGGCCGCCGGCCCTTGTGGTGCCCAGTTTCGCGAGGCCTTCTCCTGTTTCCACTACAGCACCAGTGAAACAAAGGGCAGCGAGTGCTTCGAACACTTTCGTTCAATGCAGGACTGCATGGCACAGTATCCCAACCTTTACCCCATGGACAAAGACGAGGACGACGATAGCGCCAGTAAACAGGAGACATTGTCTGTGGGCGATGCGCAGTCTTCTCAGACGGGAACAACGCAGGAAGAGAACACTGCCGCGCATTCGGTTGAGGACAAACGTGTGGTTAGCAATTGA